DNA sequence from the Methanobacterium sp. genome:
TCCTATTTTTTGAAAACTTCACCCTAATTCTTTTAAAAAAATAGTTTCAGGTTCCGTACAATAGGTTTAAACATTTTTCTTCATCAAAAATAATTTTTCTAAGTTTTTGGAGCGAATCAGTGATTGCATTAACTATTTGAGAATCATCTAAATTTTTAGCATCATCTGATGCCATGTCCAATCGTATAGTTGCTGTGACTCCAGGCATTCCCACTGCAGGGATGGTCACTATGTTATGTTCTTTCAGGAGTAACATGGCCATTGTAGTTGCAAGTTCACGTTTGGAAATTGATAAATTGTTTTCAGGAGTTTTAACTTCCCTCCAGAGTTTATCTTCAGAAATCATCACTCCGGTGGGGGTTTTCTCAATACCTTTTACTAGTTTCTTTAATTGATGATGTAGTTTATCTTTCCTTTCTATTGATTCAATAATTCTTTGAGGATCAAATATTTCCAACGCCCTTAAGATGCCAGCAACTACTGGCGCTTGGGCTTCCAAACCAAACTGGTGGGCTTTATCTGCTATTTGGTCAATGAATTGGGTTTTTCCAGACATTAAACCTGCTCTTGGGCCGTTCATTAATTTGTCGGTGCTGGTGACAACCAGATCGGCACCCATATCCATAGCTCTGGGCTGGTTGTATAGCACAGTACGCAATCGTGCCCCGGAAGCATCGTCAACCAGAACTTTGACTCCGTGTTTGTGGGAGATCTTTATTATCTTTTCAAAATCATCTAGGGGAATTATTTGATGGTCCATGGTGGAACCGGTGATAACTACCAGTGATGTTCCCTCACCTATTTTGAAATCTTTAATATCATCATATTCCTGGTAAGATGCACCGATAAGTTTGGCACTGCGTGGGATGGAGGGATGTGATGGTAACTGGGGTAAGTAGTGGATTACTTCTTCTTCAGGTTTAACAAAAGCCAGTATTGTTGCTAAAATAGCAGCACTGGTACGGTTGAAGGCCAAAACCTTTTCACCACCAAGGTGAATGATGCCCTCTTTTTGCAGTGATTTGGAAAAATAAGCAGGACCAGCATAGGTTTCCAGTAGTGTAAGATCAGATTCTGAAACAGGAAATCCACCAGCTAATCCTGAAAGATCATGTAAGCTGTTTCTTCCTTTTTCTTTAACTTGGGAGGCAATGTATTTTAAGGCACTTTCTCTTCTTTTTACCTCATCAAGTGAAGAATTAATAATCATTTCAGTCTTCCTGGATGCTGTTTTCAGATTTGTCGGGTTTTAGGACGATGGCATCATCGGCAGAATTCTGCAATGCTGCACTGAAACCTGGTTCAGCACCGATCACTAGGGTTTCCTTCCCATTTTCTTTAGCCTTATTTATGATGGGTAAAAAATCAGCATCACGAGTCATCAACGCTATAACATCAATGTTAGGATTGTAAATAAGTTCCATGGCCTCAACAGCCATGTAAACATCGGTATCTCCTGCCACGACAATGGGGGTGAATCCCTGGTTTACTATTGCTTCAATAAGTTTGTCTGAGGCATACTGATTTAACAAAACTTTTCCCACTCTCATATTTCCATATTCGGCTATTATTTCTCTTACTAAATCTAGATTCAACCGGAATTCCTTTCTTAACATGTTGGGTCCGTCCACCAGAAGTCCAATATTCTTTGAACCTGATTCAGAACGTCTAAGTGGGATGTAAGAAGTTAGTTTCTCAAAACTTCGCATTTTTATCCTCCCAATTAACATTTATGGACAAAAAAACAAGTCGAGCATGGTGGGACGGATATTAATGTTAATAAATATGAATTAGGCCCGAATTAATAATATAAATTATGAAGACGAGGGTTGTTGATTTTAACCAGTTTTAAAGTTGATATTCCAAATTTGTCGGGTGCTAAATACCCACCAATACTTTAATCCCATTTTAATACTTGGGTGCTTTTTTACCATTTTGATATATTTCGTTTATCTCTATGAAATCACTATCATATATAAACTTTGAAACTGAAATTAGGTTAAATAATCATTTCCTTGCAAAACTAATATGAAAAACCCCTAAAAATAATAATTGATTCTGAAAAAGGTTTAAATTTGAAAGAAAAATAGGTTAATAATTTCTGCGTTAATTGAAGTGATATGGAAAAATCAGTCCCTGTTAATGTAATCTTAAAAAAGAATTAAATCTGAGCTAATTTTATTCTTCAACTTCAGATATGAACAAATCACTGAAAAGTTCGGTTATAACTGGGAGATAATCTTCTGGAATATTTATCACTTCTACTTCTGACTTGTCTCTATAGTAATATTCGGCGTTAACAATGACTCCTTCATCATTCATATACAAGAAAAGTCCGTCCACGAATTCTTCAGGATTCTGTGAGGGTAGTATGATTTCGAAGCGAATGATGCCTTCTGAGGCTGGAATGTTATCCATAAGTTCGAATTTCTTGTTTTCATCTTTTAAGGCAGCTTTGAATTCTTTCATCCGTGAGTTAAGCTCCTTGGTTATTTTCTGTTCTTCTTTACTCATGAATTCACCTGATTTCATTTTAGTACTAGTCTTCTTATTTGTTTTTGTCCCTTATAAATATGAAAAGACAAAAAAGGCCGTCATTAAAATAGCAATTACATAAATCTATAAAGAGAATTAATTAATGCATGTATTAATAGTTTTTCCTGATATGATTTATTCTCCATAAACAAAGTTTTCATACTCTAATAGGGATGTGAAGATTTATACACGTTTAATGTTCCAGTCATCCAATTTGATAGACCAGCACAAGGCCTTCAGGAAAATCCAGGGAAACTGATTAGTACCATAGAATGACTAAATATAAAGATTGTTAAATACGATTCTCTTTCAAAACCATATTTTCAGCTAGAAATATTGATAATGTTCTCAATTAAATAGGCAATGTAAAATTCCACTTTTATTATCAATTTAAATCAAAAATTGTGCCGTTGATATGTAACCAAAAATTTATTTCGTTAAACAGAACTATAACGAAGTAAGATCGGTACCGACCATAGAGTCTATATAACCACTCAGGAACTAAGGAAAATTTTTCTC
Encoded proteins:
- a CDS encoding TIGR03576 family pyridoxal phosphate-dependent enzyme, producing MIINSSLDEVKRRESALKYIASQVKEKGRNSLHDLSGLAGGFPVSESDLTLLETYAGPAYFSKSLQKEGIIHLGGEKVLAFNRTSAAILATILAFVKPEEEVIHYLPQLPSHPSIPRSAKLIGASYQEYDDIKDFKIGEGTSLVVITGSTMDHQIIPLDDFEKIIKISHKHGVKVLVDDASGARLRTVLYNQPRAMDMGADLVVTSTDKLMNGPRAGLMSGKTQFIDQIADKAHQFGLEAQAPVVAGILRALEIFDPQRIIESIERKDKLHHQLKKLVKGIEKTPTGVMISEDKLWREVKTPENNLSISKRELATTMAMLLLKEHNIVTIPAVGMPGVTATIRLDMASDDAKNLDDSQIVNAITDSLQKLRKIIFDEEKCLNLLYGT
- a CDS encoding TIGR00288 family NYN domain-containing protein — its product is MRSFEKLTSYIPLRRSESGSKNIGLLVDGPNMLRKEFRLNLDLVREIIAEYGNMRVGKVLLNQYASDKLIEAIVNQGFTPIVVAGDTDVYMAVEAMELIYNPNIDVIALMTRDADFLPIINKAKENGKETLVIGAEPGFSAALQNSADDAIVLKPDKSENSIQED